A genomic region of Sulfobacillus acidophilus DSM 10332 contains the following coding sequences:
- a CDS encoding secretion protein HlyD family protein (PFAM: HlyD family secretion protein~COGs: COG1566 Multidrug resistance efflux pump~InterPro IPR006143~KEGG: bts:Btus_3114 secretion protein HlyD family protein~PFAM: Secretion protein HlyD~SPTR: Secretion protein HlyD family protein), producing the protein MKQGRLILVNILIILALVIIGGIVWYTWNQNYTYVSTNDAQITAPSVPIVALAPGTLSNLSVNVGQHVNQGQVIGQETVAGGATVPTKGSKTASTGSTTVNIVAPVSGRIATINTQVGSVMATGTPIVTEVNLGQISVVANIPETKIRNVQIGQTATITVDAHPGVSFTGTVQEIQPTTQSFFSLIPTTATAGTFTKVTQRIPVILSIDNAGYTLLPGESAEVRITVH; encoded by the coding sequence GTGAAACAGGGACGGCTGATTTTGGTCAATATCTTGATTATCTTAGCGTTGGTGATTATTGGGGGTATCGTCTGGTATACGTGGAATCAAAACTATACGTATGTGTCCACCAATGACGCCCAAATTACGGCGCCGTCGGTACCGATTGTGGCGTTAGCGCCCGGAACCTTGAGTAATTTGTCGGTCAATGTGGGTCAGCACGTCAATCAGGGGCAGGTCATCGGCCAAGAAACCGTCGCCGGTGGGGCGACCGTTCCGACCAAAGGGAGCAAAACCGCGTCGACCGGCAGTACGACCGTCAACATTGTGGCTCCGGTGAGTGGCCGGATTGCGACCATCAATACCCAGGTCGGGTCGGTGATGGCCACCGGTACCCCGATTGTCACGGAAGTGAACTTAGGCCAAATTTCGGTGGTCGCCAACATCCCGGAAACCAAAATCCGAAACGTGCAAATCGGCCAAACGGCGACGATTACGGTCGATGCCCATCCGGGCGTCAGCTTTACGGGGACGGTGCAGGAAATTCAGCCCACGACCCAATCGTTCTTTTCGTTGATACCGACCACGGCAACGGCGGGAACGTTTACCAAGGTCACCCAGCGTATCCCGGTCATATTGTCGATTGATAACGCGGGATATACGTTACTGCCGGGCGAAAGCGCGGAGGTGCGCATTACGGTCCACTGA
- a CDS encoding NAD-dependent epimerase/dehydratase (PFAM: NAD dependent epimerase/dehydratase family~COGs: COG0702 nucleoside-diphosphate-sugar epimerase~InterPro IPR001509~KEGG: glo:Glov_0380 NAD-dependent epimerase/dehydratase~PFAM: NAD-dependent epimerase/dehydratase~SPTR: NAD-dependent epimerase/dehydratase), with protein MRVLILGGTGYVGAAIRAAYAQKGHQVTVVARHPAREISGVTVVSLDVLTGNLTGILSGMDVVVNAIGIIREQPQAGITFEAMHVTLVERLLEAIAAVGVSRLLHISALGTRPGAVSRYHQTKWRAEERIRQANARWTIFRPSLVFGGRAPFFELLAQLTRLPIAPLPGSGQTLFQPVYRHDIARFLVSVTEDDTTVGQTYELGGPKRYTLTELYDAVARKARRHPTAKFSIPLSVMGVVASLSRWIPVPITPDQLTMLMEPNITDDRRWEKWVGPLTPFEADWD; from the coding sequence ATGCGGGTGCTCATTTTAGGGGGCACAGGATATGTGGGGGCGGCCATTCGGGCCGCCTATGCCCAGAAGGGTCATCAAGTGACGGTTGTGGCCCGTCACCCGGCCCGCGAGATATCCGGGGTGACAGTAGTCTCCCTGGACGTACTCACCGGCAATTTGACGGGGATCCTCTCCGGAATGGATGTCGTCGTCAACGCGATTGGCATTATTCGGGAACAACCCCAAGCCGGGATAACGTTCGAGGCGATGCATGTCACCCTGGTTGAACGGTTGCTGGAGGCCATAGCGGCTGTCGGGGTCAGCCGCCTCCTGCATATTTCCGCCCTCGGGACCCGGCCCGGGGCGGTCTCCCGCTATCACCAAACCAAATGGCGTGCCGAAGAACGTATCCGCCAGGCGAATGCCCGGTGGACGATTTTTCGGCCGTCTCTGGTATTTGGCGGCCGTGCCCCCTTTTTCGAGCTCTTGGCGCAGCTGACACGGCTGCCGATTGCACCCCTGCCGGGCAGTGGCCAAACGCTTTTTCAACCGGTTTATCGCCACGATATCGCCCGCTTTTTGGTGAGCGTGACAGAGGACGATACGACGGTGGGGCAAACCTATGAGTTGGGGGGACCGAAGCGATATACGCTCACAGAACTCTATGATGCGGTGGCACGAAAAGCCCGCCGTCATCCGACGGCCAAATTCTCGATCCCGTTATCCGTAATGGGGGTCGTCGCATCGCTCAGTCGGTGGATCCCGGTGCCGATTACGCCCGATCAGCTGACGATGCTGATGGAGCCCAATATTACGGACGACCG
- a CDS encoding drug resistance transporter, EmrB/QacA subfamily (PFAM: Major Facilitator Superfamily~TIGRFAM: drug resistance transporter, EmrB/QacA subfamily; Multidrug resistance protein~COGs: COG2814 Arabinose efflux permease~InterPro IPR004638:IPR011701~KEGG: mta:Moth_2324 EmrB/QacA family drug resistance transporter~PFAM: Major facilitator superfamily MFS-1~SPTR: Drug resistance transporter EmrB/QacA subfamily;~TIGRFAM: Drug resistance transporter EmrB/QacA subfamily), whose protein sequence is MATNPGQPRVAWGITLFVLIVGAFMSILDTSIVNIAIPKLESVFSVTTDQVQWVVTIYLLALGVVVPASSYLGDRFGYHRIYIFSLVLFTIGSALSGLSWNLTALIVFRVIQAIGGGLIMPVTMAMIYRIVPRDRIGTAMGFWGLALIVAPAIGPTLGGYLVEYVNWRYIFYVNVPIGIIGVLLALRYVPPFPVIHRGDFDLPGFLMVAAGLFGLLLVFSEGQSWGWTSEASILVLMASLWALVWFVVWELGRAHPLLDLRVFKYDSFTVANLLTVIITIGMYSGIFYVPLFLQTVAGFGALKTGLIMMPAALASAFMMPISGRLYDRIGARPLALVGLSLLAITTYLLHNLTINTPIPTIILWLVLRGFGMGMSMMPITTGGMSAVPGHEVGSASAVNNILQRVGGSFGLAVMTALLTNRQAVHAQAMAATITPTANGYAVWNQVHALFAQLGFGVVPTTQLTTTELYGLVQEQSFVLAMGDIFVVAALVTAVGVFVALFLKTYRTHNGERAMSMGD, encoded by the coding sequence ATGGCCACCAATCCAGGTCAACCCCGGGTTGCTTGGGGGATCACCTTATTTGTGTTGATTGTCGGGGCATTTATGTCGATCTTGGATACCTCGATTGTCAACATCGCCATTCCCAAATTGGAAAGTGTTTTTTCGGTGACAACCGACCAAGTGCAGTGGGTTGTGACCATTTATCTCCTCGCCCTGGGGGTGGTCGTTCCCGCCTCCAGCTATTTGGGAGACCGCTTCGGGTACCACCGTATTTACATCTTTTCTCTGGTGTTGTTCACGATCGGGTCGGCATTGTCCGGCTTGTCGTGGAACTTGACCGCGCTGATCGTCTTCCGGGTCATTCAGGCGATCGGCGGGGGTTTGATCATGCCGGTGACGATGGCCATGATTTACCGCATCGTGCCCCGCGATCGCATTGGAACGGCGATGGGTTTTTGGGGCTTGGCGTTGATTGTGGCCCCCGCTATCGGGCCGACATTAGGCGGCTATTTAGTGGAATATGTCAATTGGCGCTACATTTTTTACGTCAACGTGCCGATTGGCATTATCGGAGTGCTTTTGGCGTTGCGGTATGTTCCGCCCTTTCCGGTTATTCACCGGGGGGACTTCGACTTGCCCGGCTTTTTGATGGTGGCCGCCGGATTATTCGGGTTATTGCTGGTGTTTTCGGAAGGGCAAAGTTGGGGATGGACCTCGGAAGCCAGCATCTTGGTGTTGATGGCGTCGTTGTGGGCCTTGGTTTGGTTCGTGGTATGGGAGCTCGGCCGAGCCCATCCTTTGCTGGATTTACGGGTGTTTAAATATGACTCGTTTACGGTGGCCAATTTATTGACGGTCATCATTACCATCGGCATGTACTCCGGGATTTTTTACGTGCCCTTGTTTCTCCAGACGGTGGCCGGTTTCGGGGCTTTGAAGACCGGGCTCATTATGATGCCGGCCGCGTTGGCCTCGGCGTTTATGATGCCGATTTCGGGCCGCCTGTATGACCGGATTGGGGCCCGTCCTCTGGCCTTGGTGGGGTTGAGCCTCTTGGCGATTACGACCTATTTGTTACACAACCTCACGATTAATACGCCGATTCCGACCATCATTTTATGGCTCGTGTTGCGCGGCTTCGGCATGGGAATGTCCATGATGCCCATTACGACGGGCGGCATGTCGGCGGTTCCCGGTCATGAAGTCGGATCGGCCTCGGCCGTGAACAATATTTTGCAACGCGTGGGCGGGTCTTTTGGGCTGGCCGTCATGACGGCCTTATTAACCAATCGGCAAGCCGTCCATGCGCAGGCCATGGCGGCCACTATTACCCCGACAGCCAATGGGTATGCGGTGTGGAATCAGGTCCACGCCCTATTTGCCCAGCTTGGTTTTGGCGTCGTGCCGACGACTCAACTGACCACCACCGAATTATATGGGTTGGTGCAAGAGCAAAGTTTTGTCCTGGCCATGGGGGACATTTTTGTTGTCGCCGCCTTGGTGACAGCGGTCGGGGTGTTTGTCGCCCTGTTTTTGAAAACCTATCGAACCCATAACGGCGAGCGGGCCATGAGTATGGGCGATTAG